A genomic segment from Nitratiruptor sp. YY08-10 encodes:
- a CDS encoding TolC family protein, which yields MRIVLLTLLLWVMAFAKIENLSLNEALKILKKNNSNIKIAKLQERMAAFDTKIAKSYNYGSLNLIFNALRSNDAGNVFGFKLQSREATFRDFGFKDFLGGVSYVLQNSPDFDTFKAYMTNPKMQNQLLSTAPHDLNYPEARNHFQTKLQYQVPLFTGFKLSMYEKISKSMEKMKHLEAKKVINEMIFQTKKTFSDITLVENYIKNLEVLKSNMDKLENIIKTFKQVGYAKETDVLEVEAKKAEVLSYLNQAKLNRDLAYQYLSFLLNEDVGSIQHVQEVLPLPKESTQKLVEKTVDIKRVRLGKKITQMNIKLQKSDFYPMIGAFGEYGSSDDKPFNDFFDKDAYTIGAQLKWNLFSGGKTSDEVQKAKLQYMKMNEQEILAKRGLALKINQIKTEVVSKDFDIKAQSKEFELSKKIYEMYVERYKVGLSNITDVLIKHSQEIKALLKLLKTKTLRNEKVLELESLLDKETR from the coding sequence ATGCGCATTGTTTTATTGACGCTGCTCTTATGGGTAATGGCGTTTGCTAAGATTGAAAACCTCTCACTCAATGAGGCTTTAAAAATATTGAAAAAAAATAACAGTAATATCAAAATTGCCAAATTACAAGAGAGAATGGCAGCTTTTGATACAAAAATTGCCAAAAGCTACAATTATGGCTCACTTAATCTTATTTTCAACGCCCTTCGAAGTAATGACGCAGGGAACGTTTTTGGATTTAAACTCCAAAGTAGAGAAGCTACATTCAGAGATTTTGGTTTTAAGGATTTTTTAGGCGGTGTTTCATATGTTCTACAAAATTCTCCAGATTTTGATACATTTAAAGCATATATGACAAATCCCAAAATGCAGAACCAATTATTAAGTACTGCGCCACATGATCTTAATTATCCTGAAGCCCGGAACCATTTTCAGACAAAACTCCAGTACCAAGTTCCTCTTTTTACCGGTTTCAAACTCAGTATGTATGAGAAGATTTCCAAATCGATGGAGAAGATGAAGCATCTGGAAGCGAAAAAAGTTATCAATGAGATGATTTTTCAGACGAAAAAGACATTTTCAGATATTACTCTTGTAGAAAACTACATAAAAAATCTTGAAGTGTTAAAATCGAATATGGACAAGCTTGAAAATATTATCAAAACTTTCAAACAGGTAGGGTATGCAAAAGAGACTGATGTTTTGGAAGTTGAAGCAAAGAAAGCGGAAGTTCTCAGTTATCTCAATCAGGCAAAACTCAATCGTGATTTAGCATATCAATACCTCTCATTTTTGCTCAACGAAGATGTGGGAAGTATTCAGCATGTTCAAGAAGTTTTACCATTACCGAAAGAGTCTACACAAAAACTTGTTGAAAAAACCGTCGATATAAAAAGAGTTCGACTGGGTAAAAAAATCACACAAATGAACATCAAACTACAAAAAAGCGATTTTTATCCAATGATCGGAGCTTTTGGAGAGTATGGAAGCAGTGATGACAAACCGTTTAACGATTTTTTTGACAAAGATGCTTATACAATCGGGGCACAGCTTAAATGGAATCTTTTTAGCGGCGGAAAAACTTCTGATGAAGTGCAAAAAGCGAAATTACAATATATGAAGATGAATGAGCAAGAGATTTTAGCCAAACGAGGACTGGCTTTGAAAATCAATCAGATCAAAACGGAAGTGGTTAGTAAGGATTTTGATATCAAGGCGCAAAGCAAAGAATTTGAGCTTTCGAAAAAAATCTATGAGATGTATGTGGAGCGATATAAAGTCGGTCTTTCCAATATCACCGATGTTTTGATTAAGCACTCTCAAGAGATTAAAGCATTGTTGAAACTGCTGAAAACAAAAACACTTCGAAATGAAAAAGTACTTGAACTAGAAAGCCTACTCGATAAGGAGACTCGATGA
- a CDS encoding efflux RND transporter periplasmic adaptor subunit has translation MKKIILFCLMSIALLAKGLELSGYVKSDDTKMIGTRFMGYVEKVYVSEGDWVKKGQILYKIDSKEIDLAKSQVELMISQARLAIAMNENMYEFAKVNYMRHQKLYKKGMVSKFELEQMELMYKNTKNMVEIAKKQLAQAKAKLAEVLHQYEYLKIKAPNDGVIIQKMVKEGQLTVPGYPGMVLTTLDNLKIEAEISESNLKNIHIGQKVTVEVPSVGFETVGKVSAIIPAANPMTHKFKIKVSFDKKGAKLIPGMYAKLIWK, from the coding sequence ATGAAGAAAATAATACTGTTTTGCTTGATGAGTATTGCACTCTTGGCAAAAGGTCTGGAACTTTCCGGATATGTGAAAAGCGATGATACGAAAATGATAGGGACCCGTTTTATGGGATATGTGGAAAAGGTCTATGTGAGTGAAGGGGATTGGGTCAAGAAAGGACAAATTCTTTATAAGATCGATTCAAAAGAGATCGATCTTGCCAAATCTCAAGTAGAGTTGATGATTTCCCAGGCAAGACTTGCAATTGCTATGAATGAAAACATGTATGAGTTTGCAAAAGTCAACTATATGAGACATCAAAAACTCTATAAAAAAGGGATGGTTTCCAAGTTTGAACTTGAACAGATGGAGTTGATGTATAAGAATACAAAAAATATGGTGGAGATAGCAAAAAAGCAACTTGCTCAAGCAAAAGCGAAACTAGCAGAAGTATTGCATCAATATGAATATCTCAAAATCAAAGCACCAAATGATGGCGTTATCATACAAAAAATGGTAAAAGAGGGTCAGTTGACGGTTCCCGGATATCCTGGTATGGTTCTTACGACACTTGACAATCTTAAAATTGAAGCTGAAATTAGTGAAAGCAATCTAAAAAACATCCACATTGGGCAAAAAGTAACTGTTGAAGTGCCATCAGTAGGATTTGAAACAGTAGGAAAGGTGAGTGCTATTATCCCAGCTGCAAATCCTATGACACATAAATTCAAAATAAAAGTCTCTTTTGACAAAAAGGGTGCAAAGCTCATTCCCGGTATGTATGCAAAACTTATTTGGAAATAG
- a CDS encoding efflux RND transporter permease subunit, which translates to MKCAYKPKDIAGKLALTFLHNPLTALLAIFILAIGYLSLEVMPREEDPQIAISGGTIIVPMPGATPKEIENVIVKPLEEKIREIKGVEHIYGIAMENVGIVNVQYYIGQNREISNLKLYDKVMQNMDMLPKNAMQPLVKPFDIDIDIPILTFAFYKKNPNLSNGEFYKIIRDIKYRVNGVKDVSKTNLKGAHKRQFNILVDLGKLSGYHLSLGQIMQAISSVAKEVPEVKNRTKNSKIVIFGVPNAIESVEDVKNIMVANYMGSPIYVKDIAKVEDGINIQDFKQAQIWTKKLDTKPQYTLEVSKLKGTNAVFVANDVLALINDLKPYLEKKGIGYLLTRNYGKRANDAVNELVDHLLITIAIIAVMLVFFLGFKEALIVTFTVPAILALTLFVAYITGQTINRITLFAFLLSLGLLVDAAIIVIENIHRHLHEHDAVHKDMDTILVEATDEIGAPTNVATVAIILTMVPMAFVGGMMGEFMKPIPYNVPVALLASLLIAYIFTPYLAKKLLKKPHMHHHHHHFQKHEKLPSECDIDGGKS; encoded by the coding sequence ATGAAATGTGCATATAAACCAAAAGATATAGCCGGAAAACTAGCTCTTACCTTTTTACACAACCCTTTAACTGCTTTGTTGGCAATTTTTATTTTGGCAATAGGCTATCTTTCACTTGAAGTGATGCCACGTGAAGAGGATCCTCAAATAGCGATCAGTGGCGGTACTATCATCGTACCTATGCCTGGTGCTACACCTAAAGAGATAGAAAATGTTATTGTCAAACCTTTGGAAGAGAAGATTCGAGAGATCAAAGGGGTGGAGCATATCTACGGAATTGCGATGGAAAATGTAGGTATTGTTAATGTGCAATACTATATTGGACAAAATAGAGAAATTTCCAATTTGAAACTGTATGACAAAGTAATGCAAAACATGGATATGCTTCCTAAAAATGCGATGCAGCCTTTAGTGAAACCGTTTGATATCGATATCGATATTCCTATACTTACTTTTGCTTTTTACAAGAAAAATCCAAATTTGAGCAATGGAGAGTTTTATAAAATTATTCGAGATATCAAATATCGCGTAAACGGTGTCAAAGATGTCTCCAAAACAAATCTCAAAGGTGCCCATAAACGCCAATTCAATATTTTGGTGGATTTAGGAAAGCTCTCTGGATACCACCTCTCACTTGGCCAAATCATGCAAGCGATCAGTTCAGTTGCCAAAGAGGTTCCTGAAGTAAAAAACAGAACAAAGAACAGTAAAATCGTTATTTTTGGTGTACCAAATGCGATAGAGAGTGTTGAAGATGTCAAAAACATTATGGTGGCTAACTACATGGGCTCACCTATCTATGTGAAAGATATAGCAAAAGTTGAAGACGGGATAAACATCCAAGATTTCAAACAGGCCCAAATTTGGACAAAAAAACTTGATACGAAACCTCAGTACACCCTTGAAGTGAGTAAACTCAAAGGGACAAATGCCGTTTTTGTTGCAAACGATGTATTGGCGCTTATCAATGACCTGAAGCCTTATCTTGAAAAGAAAGGCATAGGATATTTATTGACAAGAAACTATGGAAAAAGAGCAAATGATGCTGTAAATGAACTCGTTGATCACCTGCTCATTACGATCGCTATCATAGCGGTTATGCTCGTATTTTTCTTGGGATTCAAAGAGGCCCTCATCGTTACTTTTACAGTACCGGCCATTTTGGCTTTGACTCTCTTTGTAGCATATATTACAGGTCAGACAATCAACCGGATAACGCTCTTTGCCTTTTTGCTTTCTCTTGGTCTTTTGGTGGATGCGGCAATTATCGTTATCGAAAATATACATAGACACCTTCATGAACACGATGCTGTTCATAAAGATATGGATACGATATTGGTCGAAGCGACTGATGAGATTGGTGCACCTACCAATGTTGCAACTGTTGCTATCATTCTAACAATGGTGCCAATGGCATTTGTTGGTGGTATGATGGGTGAATTTATGAAGCCAATACCTTATAATGTGCCTGTAGCCCTTTTGGCTTCACTGTTGATAGCCTATATTTTTACACCATATTTAGCGAAGAAGCTTTTGAAAAAACCCCATATGCATCATCACCATCACCATTTCCAAAAACATGAAAAGTTACCAAGTGAATGTGATATAGATGGAGGCAAATCGTGA
- a CDS encoding efflux RND transporter permease subunit — MKKFEKFIYKILDSKPKKALVITLILASLVASVMMIPTKVVWVKMLPGKSANTFSVYLDLPTGSSIEETKKVNECVLDVLKKEKEVTDIESYLGMGAPLDYAGLVKGSAFKNSENVAEIVVNLTDKHEREERSYNMVHRLRPIIQKKCEPLVQGTSIKMIEQPAGPPTLAAVVAEIYGQNNEERRAIAKKVASIFKKTPGLVDVDIMEDELFRKYLLKPNIDKIQKSGLAVEQVQKILYLAFEGMGVGVKNSEDYPSQIELFLRLSDETRRFDDKTLESVKKKLASFQLMNQKGMLVPLLEVVDLVPATNEPKIMHKNLRRYTNVIAETDLVSQVYPLLDAREKIMKEFSKDYKIEKTDYLFNLRLINKKTGAAYDLKWDGEMKVTLDTFRDLGLAFIAALILIYLLIVVYYKSYTLSNIVMAGSFLSIIGVIVGHWVADLVTADTFFLTATSMIGFIALMGISSRNSILLIDFAKALMIEKHIPKRRSIAIATATRARPIMLTAIAIILGSALLASDPIFGGLGVALIGGTVAAVIVSLIFIPVLMDNAKAMDFTDEHTKSEEEFK; from the coding sequence GTGAAAAAATTTGAAAAGTTCATATATAAGATTCTTGATAGCAAACCGAAAAAAGCATTGGTGATTACTCTGATCCTTGCATCACTGGTTGCTTCAGTGATGATGATACCTACAAAAGTTGTGTGGGTAAAGATGCTACCTGGAAAGAGTGCCAATACTTTCAGTGTCTATCTTGATTTGCCAACAGGAAGTTCTATAGAAGAGACAAAAAAAGTCAACGAGTGTGTACTGGATGTTTTGAAAAAAGAGAAAGAGGTCACTGACATAGAAAGCTATCTTGGTATGGGTGCGCCGCTTGATTATGCAGGACTTGTCAAAGGGAGTGCATTCAAAAACAGTGAAAATGTAGCAGAAATTGTTGTCAATCTTACCGATAAACACGAGCGAGAAGAGCGAAGCTACAATATGGTGCATAGGTTGCGACCGATCATCCAAAAGAAATGTGAACCTTTGGTACAAGGCACTTCAATCAAAATGATCGAACAGCCTGCAGGTCCTCCAACCTTGGCTGCAGTTGTAGCAGAAATTTATGGACAAAACAACGAAGAGCGAAGAGCAATAGCAAAAAAAGTAGCTTCTATTTTCAAAAAAACTCCTGGTCTTGTCGATGTAGATATTATGGAAGATGAACTTTTTCGAAAATATCTGCTCAAACCAAATATCGATAAGATACAAAAGAGCGGTTTGGCAGTTGAACAGGTACAAAAGATACTCTATCTTGCTTTTGAGGGAATGGGAGTTGGAGTAAAAAACAGTGAAGATTACCCTTCACAAATAGAGCTCTTTTTGAGACTCTCTGATGAGACAAGACGGTTTGACGATAAAACGTTGGAGTCTGTGAAAAAGAAACTTGCTTCATTCCAGCTTATGAACCAAAAGGGGATGCTTGTGCCACTTCTTGAAGTGGTCGATCTCGTTCCAGCGACGAATGAGCCAAAAATCATGCACAAGAATCTTCGAAGATATACCAATGTGATTGCGGAAACCGATCTTGTTTCACAAGTTTATCCACTGCTCGATGCACGAGAAAAAATCATGAAAGAGTTCAGTAAAGACTATAAAATAGAAAAAACTGATTATCTTTTTAATCTTCGCTTAATCAATAAAAAAACAGGTGCAGCATACGATCTCAAATGGGATGGGGAGATGAAAGTTACGCTTGATACCTTTAGAGATTTGGGTCTTGCGTTTATTGCTGCACTTATTTTGATCTACCTTTTGATCGTTGTTTACTACAAAAGTTATACACTTTCCAATATTGTAATGGCGGGAAGTTTTCTCTCCATCATTGGTGTAATAGTTGGGCACTGGGTCGCAGATCTTGTAACTGCCGATACATTCTTTCTGACAGCTACCTCAATGATCGGTTTTATCGCCCTTATGGGGATCAGTTCACGAAACTCCATATTGCTTATTGATTTTGCAAAAGCATTGATGATCGAAAAGCATATCCCAAAAAGAAGATCGATTGCGATAGCTACTGCTACAAGGGCACGACCGATTATGCTTACGGCAATCGCTATCATTTTGGGTTCTGCTCTTCTTGCGAGTGATCCAATTTTTGGAGGGCTTGGAGTTGCATTGATTGGTGGTACTGTCGCGGCTGTGATTGTATCACTCATCTTTATTCCTGTTTTGATGGATAATGCCAAAGCGATGGATTTTACAGATGAACATACGAAAAGCGAAGAGGAGTTTAAGTAG
- a CDS encoding DUF2905 domain-containing protein — MDFGKILVFLGIFLVIIGLFIHFIGRLPGDIYIKKDGFTFYFPITTSIVLSIILSVLLYIFSRFFR, encoded by the coding sequence GTGGATTTTGGTAAGATACTCGTTTTTTTGGGTATCTTTTTAGTAATAATTGGACTTTTTATCCACTTTATCGGGCGTCTGCCCGGTGATATCTATATCAAGAAAGATGGATTCACTTTCTATTTTCCTATAACAACTTCGATAGTTTTGAGTATCATACTTTCAGTACTTTTATATATCTTTTCAAGATTTTTTCGATAA
- the efp gene encoding elongation factor P — MAYSMNDLKKGLRIELGGVPYRIVEYQHVKPGKGAAYVRTKIKSLIDGRVLEKTFHAGDKAEKPDLEQKTMQYLYDDGENMHFMDTTTYDQITLTHEQVGDDNIKYMKDGMTVDILFHNGKAISVEIPPVVELEVTETAPAFKGDTATGGRKPATLETGAVVQVPFHILTGDVIKVDTVEGKYLEKVK; from the coding sequence ATGGCATATAGTATGAATGACCTGAAAAAGGGCCTACGGATAGAACTGGGTGGTGTACCATATAGAATCGTTGAATATCAGCATGTAAAACCTGGAAAAGGTGCAGCGTACGTTCGAACGAAAATCAAATCTTTGATTGACGGACGTGTTTTGGAGAAAACATTCCACGCAGGTGACAAAGCAGAGAAACCTGATCTTGAGCAAAAAACGATGCAGTATCTGTATGATGACGGTGAAAATATGCATTTTATGGATACGACAACGTATGATCAGATTACATTGACACACGAACAAGTGGGCGATGACAATATCAAATATATGAAAGATGGAATGACTGTCGATATACTTTTTCATAACGGCAAAGCGATCTCTGTCGAAATCCCACCAGTTGTAGAACTAGAAGTGACTGAAACAGCACCTGCTTTCAAAGGTGATACGGCTACTGGTGGTAGAAAGCCTGCAACCCTTGAAACAGGTGCAGTGGTGCAAGTTCCTTTTCATATCCTAACTGGTGATGTGATCAAAGTCGATACAGTCGAAGGGAAATATCTCGAAAAAGTAAAATAA
- a CDS encoding OmpA family protein, with product MEALSNGGYKIIANLQTKQVRNFTRTKAGFDKGYPDLRDLGESERGHFYIAAKNKDGSVYISVYVGEGYNGRKGCIAIGVVEKSSMQHGLVTAKSIFNRLQAQGHIPIYGIYFDFDKAVIKPESEPTMKEIATFLRTHPKIKIYIVGHTDNQGKFTYNMKLSQRRADAVRNRLIEKYHIDPKRIRSYGVGPLCPVATNQTEIGRAKNRRVELVEQ from the coding sequence TTGGAAGCATTATCCAATGGCGGATATAAAATCATTGCCAATCTTCAAACGAAACAAGTGCGAAATTTTACAAGGACAAAAGCCGGATTTGATAAAGGATATCCGGATTTACGAGATCTTGGGGAGAGTGAGAGAGGTCATTTTTATATTGCTGCCAAAAACAAAGATGGCAGTGTCTATATCAGTGTGTATGTTGGTGAAGGTTATAATGGGCGAAAAGGTTGTATAGCGATTGGTGTTGTGGAAAAATCTTCCATGCAACATGGGCTTGTGACGGCGAAGTCGATTTTCAATAGGCTACAAGCACAAGGACATATACCAATATATGGAATATATTTTGATTTTGATAAAGCGGTCATTAAGCCAGAGTCTGAGCCTACAATGAAAGAGATTGCTACCTTTTTGCGTACTCATCCAAAAATTAAAATATATATTGTCGGTCATACCGATAATCAAGGAAAATTTACTTATAATATGAAACTATCTCAAAGAAGAGCCGATGCCGTTCGAAATAGATTGATTGAAAAATACCATATAGATCCTAAACGAATACGATCTTATGGTGTTGGACCTTTATGTCCTGTTGCTACGAATCAAACAGAAATAGGACGAGCGAAAAACAGACGTGTAGAATTAGTAGAACAATAA
- a CDS encoding DJ-1 family glyoxalase III, whose protein sequence is MANVLVPLADGFEEIEAMAIIDVLSRAGNNVTVAGLFDNEVEGANTGLKVLVHTLLKDVEIDEYDLMVLPGGLPGAEHLAKSELVQEMIRKMNEKGKYVGAICAAPWALKEAGVLEGKKHTNYPGFEEKTGEEGYVADQKVVIDGNVVTSRGPGTAICFGLELVRLLNGEETYKQLKAGLLADYC, encoded by the coding sequence ATGGCAAATGTCCTAGTACCACTTGCTGATGGTTTTGAGGAGATTGAAGCGATGGCTATCATCGATGTTTTGAGTCGTGCCGGCAATAATGTAACTGTTGCTGGACTGTTTGATAATGAGGTAGAAGGAGCCAATACAGGATTAAAAGTTCTTGTCCATACTCTTTTGAAAGATGTCGAAATCGATGAGTATGATTTGATGGTGTTGCCTGGAGGGCTTCCTGGAGCAGAGCACTTGGCAAAAAGTGAACTTGTCCAAGAGATGATTCGAAAAATGAATGAAAAAGGAAAGTATGTAGGTGCGATTTGTGCAGCACCGTGGGCTTTAAAAGAAGCTGGAGTGCTAGAAGGCAAAAAACATACCAACTACCCTGGATTTGAAGAAAAAACAGGTGAAGAGGGATATGTAGCCGATCAAAAAGTTGTCATTGATGGCAATGTTGTTACATCAAGAGGTCCGGGGACTGCGATCTGCTTTGGGTTGGAGCTTGTACGACTTCTCAATGGTGAAGAGACATATAAACAGCTTAAAGCCGGACTTTTGGCAGACTACTGCTAA
- a CDS encoding isoprenylcysteine carboxylmethyltransferase family protein, which produces MKLSSQTIVRIFLWLLFLFGGIIVSIYFDTLYFRDLLFSPLFHLITLLFGLALLKISSCAASKGGKELKQKGRQGNIPRLETNRLVTDGIYGCTRHPMLFGLILLPLAIALILGLPTFIFFIAPTEAILIFLLMIIFDEMDAKRKFGQKYEGYRQKVPILPKKCWRELFFC; this is translated from the coding sequence ATGAAACTCTCTTCTCAAACTATCGTTAGAATTTTTCTGTGGCTTCTCTTTTTATTTGGCGGAATCATTGTTTCAATCTACTTTGATACACTCTATTTCAGAGATCTACTTTTCTCTCCTCTTTTTCATCTAATAACTTTGCTTTTTGGTCTAGCACTTTTGAAAATATCATCTTGTGCAGCATCCAAAGGAGGAAAAGAGCTCAAGCAAAAAGGCAGACAAGGCAATATTCCAAGACTTGAGACAAATAGACTCGTCACAGATGGCATCTATGGATGCACAAGACATCCTATGCTTTTTGGACTTATACTATTACCGCTTGCCATTGCACTTATATTGGGTTTGCCAACTTTTATATTTTTCATTGCTCCAACCGAGGCAATTCTTATTTTTTTACTGATGATAATATTCGATGAGATGGATGCTAAAAGAAAATTTGGGCAAAAATATGAAGGGTATAGGCAAAAGGTGCCTATACTGCCCAAAAAATGCTGGAGAGAGCTCTTTTTTTGTTAG
- a CDS encoding glycosyltransferase family A protein: protein MTKMQLQNISPLFSVIIPVYNRANVIKRAIESVLHQTYKDFELIVVDDGSTDETPKILEQYPIQVIRQENRGVSAARNSGIKAAKGKIIAFLDSDDEWKKNHLETHAEFFEKNPDYTIHQTDEIWIRNGKFLNKKKIHQKKSGYIFYDSLHLCLISPSAVAIKKELFDEVGLFREDFEVCEDYELWLRITKKYPVGFSPIQTVIKYGGHEDQLSQKYFGMDRWRIKAMLPFCKDPKVRKIALQKCTILINGAKKHRNKQILQEFEPIFEQLKAMK from the coding sequence ATGACGAAGATGCAGTTGCAAAATATCTCTCCTCTCTTTAGCGTCATCATCCCTGTTTACAACAGAGCAAATGTTATCAAAAGAGCCATTGAGTCGGTCCTTCATCAAACATATAAGGATTTTGAGCTTATCGTTGTCGATGATGGATCGACAGATGAGACTCCAAAAATTTTAGAGCAGTACCCCATACAAGTCATCAGGCAAGAAAATAGAGGAGTCAGCGCGGCACGAAACAGCGGTATCAAAGCGGCAAAAGGAAAGATTATTGCTTTTCTTGACAGCGATGATGAGTGGAAAAAGAACCATTTAGAGACACATGCAGAGTTTTTTGAAAAAAATCCAGACTATACAATCCATCAAACCGATGAGATATGGATACGCAATGGAAAATTTTTAAACAAAAAAAAGATTCATCAAAAAAAGAGTGGCTATATCTTTTACGACTCTTTACACCTTTGTCTCATCTCCCCTTCAGCTGTTGCTATTAAAAAGGAACTTTTTGACGAAGTTGGCCTTTTTCGAGAAGATTTTGAGGTATGTGAGGATTATGAGCTGTGGCTGCGTATCACAAAAAAATATCCCGTTGGCTTTAGCCCCATACAAACAGTCATAAAATATGGAGGACATGAAGATCAGCTCTCCCAAAAATACTTTGGAATGGATCGGTGGAGAATCAAAGCAATGCTACCCTTTTGCAAGGATCCAAAGGTGCGAAAAATAGCACTACAAAAATGTACCATTTTGATCAATGGTGCAAAAAAACATCGCAATAAGCAAATCTTGCAAGAGTTTGAACCAATTTTCGAACAATTAAAAGCAATGAAATGA
- a CDS encoding HAD-IIB family hydrolase yields MEFFVTDLDKTFLRSDLTLSKFSKEVWNNFKKPLTIATARSYTGATKLLKDLKLQYPMILLDGAMICAPDGTPIKINALEKEIVDDFIDLIKKEFDERPLIVGLDEKMQERFLYPKKLNIHQKELLQNYKNDNRVLNIEKLRALPKNLKVVYLGDEKLLQSIESYVKSLYNVESKLSKDPYQDCHFLTFLHPLGDKAHALKELEAIQGVDAKEVSVFGDSHNDIGMFQWAGKSIAVKNALPQVKKVADEILPWSNDEDAVAKYLSSL; encoded by the coding sequence GTGGAGTTCTTTGTTACGGATCTCGATAAAACATTTTTGCGAAGCGATCTGACACTTTCAAAGTTTAGCAAAGAAGTTTGGAACAATTTTAAAAAACCACTTACTATTGCTACAGCAAGGAGCTATACTGGCGCTACAAAACTACTCAAGGACTTAAAACTTCAATACCCCATGATTTTACTGGATGGAGCGATGATCTGTGCCCCTGATGGCACACCGATAAAAATAAACGCTCTTGAAAAAGAGATTGTGGATGATTTTATAGATCTCATAAAAAAAGAGTTTGACGAGCGGCCTTTGATTGTTGGACTCGATGAAAAGATGCAAGAACGATTTCTTTATCCCAAAAAACTCAATATCCATCAAAAAGAGCTTTTGCAAAACTACAAAAATGACAACCGTGTACTCAATATTGAAAAACTAAGGGCATTGCCGAAAAATCTCAAAGTGGTCTATCTTGGTGATGAAAAACTTCTTCAATCGATTGAGTCTTATGTTAAATCTTTATACAATGTAGAATCGAAGTTATCGAAAGACCCTTATCAAGACTGCCACTTTTTAACCTTTTTACACCCCTTAGGCGATAAGGCTCATGCTTTAAAAGAATTGGAAGCGATTCAAGGAGTGGATGCAAAAGAGGTAAGCGTTTTTGGTGACAGTCACAACGATATCGGCATGTTTCAGTGGGCCGGAAAATCGATAGCAGTCAAAAATGCTTTACCGCAAGTCAAAAAAGTTGCCGATGAAATATTGCCATGGAGCAATGACGAAGATGCAGTTGCAAAATATCTCTCCTCTCTTTAG
- a CDS encoding RsmB/NOP family class I SAM-dependent RNA methyltransferase: protein MNQKIFEERILKIEPSILDMLRSKESFSFRINHHRASTQEAIELLKKDGFHPKRVDWADDVFELPMDQRKAIVKSSAYTQNMIYIQNLSSIFSAYSLDIESEDWVLDLAAAPGGKSLIFSERAKKVSAVEPDKGRFFRMKRNFKEHLAKNIQTYNKDGRFIYKSCPGWFDKVFLDAPCSSEAHIDGEVTWWSLRRVRKFAKLQKELIISAYESLKPGGEMIYSTCTFAPEENEAVVDFLIKKYPEAHVVEVEVPFSNWMRGLMEWEGKRFHPDIEKAVRILPKGAYSGFFMAKIAKNL from the coding sequence GTGAACCAAAAAATTTTTGAAGAGCGCATTTTAAAAATAGAACCTTCCATTCTTGATATGTTGCGCTCAAAAGAGTCTTTTAGTTTTCGTATCAATCATCATAGAGCATCAACACAAGAAGCTATAGAACTCCTGAAAAAAGATGGTTTCCATCCAAAAAGAGTTGATTGGGCTGACGATGTTTTTGAGTTACCGATGGATCAAAGAAAAGCCATTGTCAAAAGTAGTGCCTATACGCAGAATATGATCTATATTCAAAATCTCTCTTCTATTTTTTCAGCATACTCCCTTGATATCGAATCTGAGGACTGGGTGTTGGATTTGGCGGCAGCACCTGGTGGCAAAAGCCTCATTTTTAGTGAACGAGCGAAAAAAGTGAGTGCTGTTGAACCTGATAAAGGGCGTTTTTTTCGTATGAAGAGAAATTTCAAAGAGCATCTGGCAAAAAATATACAGACCTACAACAAAGATGGCCGATTTATCTATAAAAGCTGTCCCGGATGGTTTGACAAGGTCTTTTTGGACGCACCCTGCAGCAGCGAAGCCCATATTGATGGGGAGGTGACATGGTGGAGTTTACGAAGAGTTCGAAAATTTGCAAAATTGCAAAAGGAGCTGATTATAAGTGCTTATGAAAGCTTGAAGCCTGGCGGAGAAATGATCTATTCTACATGTACCTTTGCACCGGAAGAGAATGAGGCAGTAGTCGATTTTTTGATCAAAAAATATCCTGAGGCTCACGTTGTAGAAGTTGAAGTTCCATTTTCAAACTGGATGAGAGGTCTTATGGAGTGGGAAGGCAAGAGATTTCATCCAGATATTGAAAAAGCTGTACGGATATTGCCCAAAGGGGCCTATAGCGGTTTTTTTATGGCTAAAATTGCGAAAAATTTATAA